In Lacinutrix sp. Bg11-31, the DNA window CGGTATTTGTAAAAGGAAACAATCTTATTGGAGAAAATTACAACAAGTGGAAAAACACGCCAGTTCAAGGCATTCAATTTTTAGCTGGAGGAACTTATAAGTTTGATTTCTAATAGTTGTTTAGTCATTGCGAGGTACGAAGTAATCTCACACATTAGGAATATAATTAAGCAAATTAATTAGAAGTAATTTTATTTCATTTCAAAAACGTCCTCCATATTAGAGGACGTTTTTTTATTACTATATTTATACCTCAAAAATTATTAATATGAAAAGCCTTTTATTCAGTTTAATACTTCTTACAACTTTTGGTTGTGGTAACAAGAAAACAGAAGTAGACTCTATAGTAATAAACGCTAATGTTTACACCGTAGATTCCGATTTCGCTAAAGCGGAAGCATTTGCTATTAAAGATGGAAAGTTTGAAGCCATAGGAAGCACTTCAGAAATACAACAAAACTATTCAGCTAAAGAAATTATTGATGCCAAAGGCGAAACTATTGTGCCTGGTTTAATAGATGCACATTGTCATTTTTATGGTTTAGGCTTAACCAAGCAAACGGTGAATCTAGTAGGTACAACAAGTTTTGATGACGTAATGAAACGTGTTATCGATTTTCAGAATAAAAAAAACACCACATTTATTAAAGGAAGAGGTTGGGATCAAAACGATTGGGAAGATAAAACGTATCCAAACAAAACACTTTTAGATCAATTATATCCAGATATTCCAGTAGCTATAACACGAATAGATGGTCATGCAATGTTGTGTAATCAAGTGGCTTTAGATATGGCTAATATTACTGTAAAAACTAAAGTTATAGGAGGTGAAATAAAAGTAGAAAATGGAGAACTTACCGGAATTCTTATTGATAATCCTATGGAATTGGTACAAGCCATTTTTCCTAAGCCAACACGTAAACAACAGATTCATGCTTTATTAGATGCGCAAACATTCTGTACCAATTTAGGTTTAACAACGGTAAGTGATGCTGGACTGGATAAGCAAGTGATTGAGTTAATAGATAGTTTACAAAAAACGAATACTTTGCAAATGCGAGTATACGCAATGGTTAGCAATACTAAAGATAATTTGGACTACTATTTAAATAAAGGTAAAATTAAAACAAAAAGACTAAACGTACAATCTGTAAAAGTATATGCAGATGGTGCTTTAGGTTCTCGTGGAGCAGCCTTAAAAGAGGTTTATAACGATGAGCATAATCATTTTGGCTCTATGGTAATTGGAACAGATGATTATAAAGCATTAGCGCTTAAAATCGAGAATGCAGGTTACCAAATGAATACACATGCCATAGGAGATTCGGCTAATAGTTTTGTTTTAAAAACGTATAAAAAAACGTTAGCGAACAAAAACAATAAGCGTTGGAGAGTAGAGCATGCACAAGTGATTACAGATAATGATTTCGATTATTTTGAAAATGAAAACATAATACCTTCTATCCAACCAACACATGCAACAAGCGATATGTATTGGGCAAAAGATAGAGTAGGAGAAGAACGTGTAAAAGGTGCTTATGCCTACAAAAAATTATTAGAAAAAAGCGGAAGAGTTGCCTTAGGTACCGATTTTCCTATAGAACAAGTCAATCCGTTTTTAACATTTTATGCAGCTGTAGCAAGAAAAGATTTGAAAGGATTTCCTGAAAACGGATTTCAAAAAGAAAATGCATTGTCTAGAAAAGAAACTTTAAAAGGAATGACTATTTGGGCTGCTTATGCTAATTTTGAAGACCTAGAAAAAGGAAGTA includes these proteins:
- a CDS encoding amidohydrolase, with translation MKSLLFSLILLTTFGCGNKKTEVDSIVINANVYTVDSDFAKAEAFAIKDGKFEAIGSTSEIQQNYSAKEIIDAKGETIVPGLIDAHCHFYGLGLTKQTVNLVGTTSFDDVMKRVIDFQNKKNTTFIKGRGWDQNDWEDKTYPNKTLLDQLYPDIPVAITRIDGHAMLCNQVALDMANITVKTKVIGGEIKVENGELTGILIDNPMELVQAIFPKPTRKQQIHALLDAQTFCTNLGLTTVSDAGLDKQVIELIDSLQKTNTLQMRVYAMVSNTKDNLDYYLNKGKIKTKRLNVQSVKVYADGALGSRGAALKEVYNDEHNHFGSMVIGTDDYKALALKIENAGYQMNTHAIGDSANSFVLKTYKKTLANKNNKRWRVEHAQVITDNDFDYFENENIIPSIQPTHATSDMYWAKDRVGEERVKGAYAYKKLLEKSGRVALGTDFPIEQVNPFLTFYAAVARKDLKGFPENGFQKENALSRKETLKGMTIWAAYANFEDLEKGSIEAGKYADYVILNQDIMEIPEEKIPLTKVQQTYINGVAQ